The following are from one region of the Zymoseptoria tritici IPO323 chromosome 13, whole genome shotgun sequence genome:
- a CDS encoding ribosomal small subunit Rsm22, mitochondria (Ribosomal small subunit Rsm22, mitochondria), whose translation MTTAVGSSRTAWISAASSRKSWNGTASTTRTFSTTPRSQARFTRQQEIDLVEGLFTSGQITRAEWRESVFMQAGVREASGVEERVRLVREWFGGEGVPGEVLEGEEGRVYERLFGGLREVVVQDNGVEGVGGADVAGLQVLREDGREVEFEEDDVEDEVDGKRKRRWKETGNEMLARDLERTFGDEGEAYTPFSEDEVQDDVYPRDQHERVEEEDPGFVRIHPLTLANRFGSTVDIPKTTLIDPITLLISDRNKHIPEHALRIFGGPGLPYSTSTPARGRLMQQKPIALDATQGNMAEMDGDVFLATLMPGIFASVTSVLVETRKRLGTEWAEGLVRKAEEGELRILDAGGAGAGVLAVREMLRAEWERMHEGGIDGPDSPLALAEADGRVGGAGLSPPLGSATVLAGSDALRRRAAKLLDNTTFIPRLPDYLHAEEAKVKGKFDIVIAPHSLWPLREDHLRKAHVQNLWHLLNADGGVLLLIEKGVSRGFEMIAGARDMLLDRHISSPDSTERSTNIDEPGAHEYADLLMQPKETGMIIAPCTNHTACPLYSQKGMVKGRRTICSFEQRYHRPAFLQSIFGQSGKNHEDVEFSYLSVLRGQDLRQQPQPTSADIVQGEDATSLAFAGYEEVIPSASRLFAPPNGLSLPRAILPPMKRTGHVILDVCTPSGTLERWTVPRSFSKQAFRDARKSGWGDLWALGAKTRVLRNGTTAKSKATTQGKVDMEAALVKKGNARNKRSGGYGREKVPNAVKDESGGVLVQEGVVAEFGRLEDGSTRERLRGRKVKGVREKRDKKGTGNGRVKMGGEGRRVLREAEMVAEGGRRDG comes from the coding sequence ATGACAACTGCTGTGGGTTCTTCTCGGACGGCATGGATCTCAGCGGCTTCGAGTCGGAAGAGTTGGAACGGAACAGCCAGCACAACCCGGACTTTCAGCACGACTCCACGGTCCCAAGCGAGATTCACACGCCAACAAGAAATCGACTTAGTCGAAGGACTCTTCACTTCCGGACAAATTACCAGAGCAGAATGGAGAGAAAGCGTCTTCATGCAAGCGGGCGTGCGGGAGGCGAGTGGAGTCGAAGAGAGAGTGAGGTTAGTGAGGGAGTGGTTTGGTGGGGAGGGTGTGCCGGGAGAGGTGCTCGAGGGGGAAGAGGGGAGGGTTTATGAGAGGTTGTTTGGGGGATTGAGGGAGGTTGTTGTGCAGGATAATGGCGTTGAGGGGGTGGGAGGGGCGGATGTGGCAGGATTGCAGGTGCTGCgggaggatgggagggaggtggagtttgaagaagatgatgtcgaggacgaggtggatggaaagaggaagaggaggtggaaggagACGGGCAATGAGATGCTGGCGAGGGATCTGGAGAGGACTTTCGGGGATGAAGGGGAGGCATATACACCTTTCTCCGAGGACGAGGTGCAGGATGATGTATACCCCCGGGACCAACATGAGCgcgtggaagaagaagacccAGGCTTCGTCCGCATCCACCCTCTCACGCTCGCAAACCGCTTCGGCTCCACGGTCGACATCCCGAAAACCACCCTCATAGACCCGATCACTCTCCTCATCTCCGACCGCAACAAGCACATCCCCGAACACGCCCTCCGCATTTTCGGCGGGCCGGGTCTACCCTACTCGACGTCCACTCCTGCTCGTGGGAGATTGATGCAGCAGAAACCCATTGCTCTGGACGCTACGCAGGGGAACATGGCGGAGATGGACGGCGATGTGTTTCTCGCTACCTTGATGCCAGGGATCTTTGCGAGTGTTACGAGTGTGCTCGtcgagacgaggaagaggctcGGGACGGAGTGGGCGGAGGGCTTGGTGCGGAaagcggaagagggagagtTGCGAATTCTGGACGCGGGAGGGGCGGGCGCAGGCGTACTGGCTGTGAGGGAGATGTTGAGAGCGGAGTGGGAGAGGATGCATGAGGGGGGCATCGATGGACCTGATTCACCCTTGGCGCTGGCAGAGGCGGATGGAAGAGTTGGAGGAGCGGGTCTTTCGCCTCCGCTGGGTAGCGCTACAGTGTTGGCGGGAAGTGATGCGTTAAGACGCAGGGCTGCGAAGTTATTGGACAACACGACTTTCATCCCGAGACTACCTGACTACCTGCACGCGGAAGAGGCGAAGGTGAAGGGCAAATTCGACATTGTCATCGCGCCCCACTCGTTGTGGCCATTGAGGGAAGACCACCTCCGAAAAGCACACGTGCAGAATCTCTGGCATCTGCTCAATGCCGACGGCGGCGTGCTTCTGCTCATCGAAAAAGGTGTCTCCCGCGGTTTTGAAATGATCGCCGGCGCGAGGGACATGTTGTTGGACCGCCACATCTCCTCTCCCGACTCCACTGAGCGATCCACGAATATCGACGAGCCTGGTGCGCATGAGTACGCGGACCTCCTCATGCAGCCGAAAGAAACGGGTATGATCATCGCTCCGTGTACGAACCACACCGCTTGTCCGCTATACAGCCAGAAGGGAATGGTGAAAGGTCGGCGAACGATTTGTTCCTTCGAACAACGCTACCACCGCCCAGCATTCTTACAGTCGATTTTCGGACAAAGCGGAAAGAACCACGAAGACGTGGAGTTTTCCTACCTCTCCGTTCTTCGCGGGCAAGATCTCCGTCAGCAGCCGCAGCCCACCTCCGCAGACATCGTCCAGGGCGAAGACGCCACCTCGCTCGCTTTTGCCGGCTACGAAGAAGTAATACCTTCTGCATCTCGGTTATTCGCTCCGCCGAATGGTCTTTCCCTCCCGCGAGCCATCCTGCCACCGATGAAGAGGACGGGACATGTGATTCTGGACGTGTGCACGCCGAGCGGCACTCTGGAACGATGGACTGTTCCGCGGAGTTTCAGCAAACAGGCTTTCCGCGATGCGAGGAAGAGTGGATGGGGAGATTTATGGGCTTTGGgggcgaagacgagagtTCTACGTAATGGGACGACTGCGAAGTCTAAAGCCACTACTCAAGGCAAGGTGGATATGGAAGCCGCGCTCGTCAAGAAGGGCAATGCACGCAATAAGAGGAGTGGAGGCTATGGACGTGAGAAGGTTCCGAACGCGGTGAAGGATGAGAGTGGAGGGGTGTTGGTGCAGGAGGGAGTGGTAGCGGAGTTTGGGAGGTTGGAGGATGGGAGTACGAGGGAGAGGCTGAGGGGACGGAAGGTTAAGGgggtgagggagaagagggatAAGAAGGGGACTGGGAATGGGAGGGTCAAGatgggaggggaggggaggagggtgttgagggaggcggagatggtTGCGGAgggggggaggagggacgggTAA